In Brevibacillus marinus, the genomic window GCCCGAAAGCCCCCGCTTCACTGGGCTTTCGCTAGGTTGGTTGGCAAAGTCGTTCCTTTCGGAAAAGGGCGCTCTTTATCGCAAACGCTCTTTTTTCTGCAAGCTGACCGCAGGCGTTTACCTGCGGCACTTTTTAAACATTTGTTTAAAAGGTACGGTCGACAAGCGGCCGTTTTACGAAAGAAGGGTTCCGCTGATCGGAAACGAAAGATCAACCATCGCCAGGGCGGCAGCAGAACGGCATCACTTTTTAATCACTATATCCAGTAGCCAAGGTAAAAACAACGCTGTCTCTATCCGGATATCGAAATGATCCGACCTCGTGATGCGCACAGCAGGACCGCTTTTCCTCAGGAAGGCGGTCCTTCCTTTTTCCTGATGCAAAAATCCTGGCCAGTTCCGGCACGCGCTTGTGGTAGTATAGGAGAAGAGTTTTTCGGCTAGCGAAGGAGTGGAAAGCATGGGCATACGGTTGTTGATCGCATCACTGATCATCGTCGGCTTGGCTGCGGTCGGCGTCGCCAAACAGGATGAACTGCTGCAGTGGATAGATCCCGCGCGCGAGCCTCAGTTCACACCTGCGCAGCCTGGGCAGGCGGAACAACCCGGGACAGAGCAGGCAGGCGCTCGTTCAGACGCTGCACAACAGGACGATCATGGGGGACAAAACCCATCCGCTGGCGGTGCGGAAGCGGACGATGCGGCAAGCCCGGCAGAACCTGAGCCCCCCACCGCCGATGAGGGAGAAGTGGTCACGGTAAGCAACGTGCAGGACGTGATGGTGGTCGTCAACAAGCGGCGCGAACTTCCTGCCGATTATGTGCCGCCCGACCTTGTTGCCCCCGACATCCCGTTTTCCTTTTCCGGCGATGCCCCCAAAAAACTGATGCGTGCGGAAGCGGCCAAGGCATTGGAGCAGCTGTTCGCCGCGGCGGCTGCCGAGCAGATCGAATTGGCTGGCGTCTCCGGCTATCGTTCGTACGCCAGACAGCAGGAGATCTTCAACTGGAATGCGCAGCAGCAAGGGTTGGAAGAGGCGAACAAGACCAGCGCGATCCCCGGACAAAGCGAACATCAGACGGGATTGGCGATGGACGTGTCCAGTCCGAGTGTCGGGTATGCGCTGGTGGAGGAGTTTGGCGAGACCAAAGAAGGCAAATGGCTGGCTGAACACGCCCCCCGGTACGGCTTTATCATTCGCTATCCCAAGGGGAAGGAAGCGATAACCGGCTATTCGTATGAGCCCTGGCACTTGCGCTATGTCGGGGTCAAGGCGGCGCAGGAGATCAGCGAAGCTGGGCTGACCCTGGAAGAGTACCTGGGCCTCGCGGGGAACGAGGGAAGCAAAACAAAAGGATGAGCAGAACACGGGGTCCATCCGAGGCGATCTGGGGATGGGCCGCATCGCTTTTGCGGCCAACCGGCAGGAAAAGCGAAGCAGGATCGAGAAGTATGGCAGCAGATGGTATCGCAATAGGGTACCTAAAAAGGATGAAGGAAATGAGAGGGATCTGGGATGGCAGAAACGAAGAGACAGACCGTAATCGGGTTTATCGGCACGGGGGTGATGGGCAAAAGCATGGCCGGCAACCTACTGAAGGCGGGGTATCCGCTGCTTGTCTACAACCGGACGCGGGCGAAAGCGGAAGAGCTGGCCAAGCTGGGAGCGGTGGTGAAAGACACGGTCGGCGAGCTGGCCCGCGAGGCCGACGTCGTGATTACCATGGTCGGTTATCCGCGTGACGTGGAGGAGGTGTATTTCGGAGCGGGCGGGATCTTTCAGCATGCGAGGCCCGGCACGTACCTGATTGACATGACCACGTCGACCCCGGCACTGGCCGAGAAAATCTACAAGGAAGCGCAAGCGCGGCAGATGTTCGCCTTGGACGCCCCGGTTTCCGGCGGCGACATCGGCGCACGCGAGGCTAGGTTGACGATCATGGTTGGCGGGGACGAGGAGGTCTTTGCCCATCTGCGGCCGATTCTCGAACGGATGGGAACCAACATCGTCCTGCAGGGAAAGGCCGGAGCCGGCCAGCATACCAAGATGTGCAACCAGATCGCCATTGCTTCCAACATGATGGGCGTCTGCGAAGCAATCGCCTATGCCAAAAAAGCGGGGCTCGATCCGCAAAACGTGCTGAGGAGCATTGAGGCGGGCGCGGCCGGTAGCTGGTCGTTGAGCAACCTGGCGCCGCGGATGATCCGCGGCGACTTTGCCCCCGGCTTCTACGTCAAACACTTTATCAAGGATATGGGCATTGCCTTGGAAGCGGCCAAGGAAATGGGACTGGACACACCCGGGCTGGCCCTGGCCAAGCGGCTGTACGAGCAATTGGCCGAGGCGGGCGAAGAGAACAGCGGCACGCAAGCACTGTTTAAGCTGTACGACAGGTAGCTTGGCACACGAGCAGCATCCGCCCCAGCCAGGAACATCATCATCGGTTGGTAAAAATTGCACATGCCAGCATGACCCGTTGCTTCGGCAGCGGGTCATGGCGCTTCTTTACGCCGCGCAAATACTTAACATAATAATTGTTATGTAAAATTTTTGCGGACGGACTGTCCTGGTTTCGCGCGGCAAACCATTATACAATGATTCCACACCAACAAAAGACGGGCAGCTGGTGCGATTCTTGCAACAGGGCTTCTCTGGGGGGACAAGCTGTGACGATACCTGCACGTTTTGTTGTCTGTACGGTTGTGGTGCTGCTGCTCAGCCCGCTGTTTGCCGGCGCTGTGGGCTCTGCCGCTGACGAGCGGGTGATCCGGGTCGCCGGTGACAAAAACTTCCCGCCTTTTGAGTACATCGGCGAGTCCGGCAGCTACACCGGCTTTAACATTGACGTGTTAAATGCGATTTCCATCGAAACCGGGCTGAAGATCGAATTTGTGCCGATGTCCTGGAATCAGGCGATACGAGCACTGGAAAGCGGCGCCGTGGATGCCATTCAGGGCATGAAGTACAGCTACAGCCGCGATTTGCTGTACGACTTTTCCGACCCCTATTTTACCAGTTCGCAGGGGATCTTCGTGCTCGCCGACAACATGTACATCCACCAGATCAACGACCTGGAAGGACGGCGAATCGCCTTGCAGAAAGGGGATATCGCCAATGATCTGCTGGCGCGGCTGAAGCAGGCCACGTTTGTGACCACGGAAAGCCAGGAAGAAGCGATTCAGCTTTTGTTAGACAAAAAAGTAGACGCTTTTGTCGGCAATCGCATTACCGGGCAGTACTTCCTTCAGCGGAAAGACCAGCAGCAGCACATTAAAATCGTCGGTGAACCGATCGACCCCACGGACTACGGCGTTGCCGTGATGCCGCACAACCGGCAGCTTTTGGCGCAGATCAATAAAGGGATCGCGGAGATCAAGCGGAACGGCACCTACGAAAAAATCGAGCGCAAGTGGTTTGGCGAGTACATCATGCCGTCGGCGGTCCGGCTGCAGCGGATCTTGTTTTACCTGCAGCTGGTGCTGGGGGCGAGCATCCTCATCTTCCTCGCGATCTTCTGGTGGAACCGCCAGTTGAAGCGGGAAGTGACGAGGCGGACCAACGAAATTTCCGCGATCAATCAGCAGCTGCAGGAAAAGATGAGGCAGCTGCAGGAGAACATCCAATTTCAGCAGCAGCTGCTCGACAGCACCTACAGCTCGTACGTCACGCTTGACCAGTCGATGAACATCTCGCTGATCAATCGCAAAGCGGCCGCATATCTGCCGCTGGACGAACCGGTCAGCCAGCTCAACTTCAGCGGGACGGTCTTGAGCCAGTTTATCCCGCTTGAGAAGGTTGCCGCCGCGCTGCGCGAGGGAACGGTTTTTCAGCAGCAGGAGAGCAGGTGGTTCCAACCGGAGCGGCACAAGCGGGAACGGGTGATTCGCTACAGCATCTATCCGATCTTCGCCACTTCCGGGGAGATCACCGGGGCGATCATCAATTTTCAGGACGTGACCGAACAAAAAGAAATGGAGCGCAAAATCGAACGGGAGGACCGCCTGCGCTCGCTGGGGCAGTTGATGCTGGGGATTGCGCACGAGATCCGCAATCCGCTGATGTCGATCCTCACGTATACGCAGTTGGTGCCCAAGAAATTCGACAACCCCAAGTTTCGCGAGTTTTTCGGCCAGCAGGTGCCGAAAGAGATTCAGCGGCTCAACACCTTGGTCAGCGATCTGCTCGATTACGCGCAGCCGAAAAACTCGCAGCCGACGCGCTTTTCCGTCGAGCAGCTGGTCAGGTCGGTGCTGGTGCTGCTCAAGCCGCGGATCAAGGAGAAGCAACTGCGCGTGCAGACCGATCTGCCCGCCGATGTGTTCGCGCATGCCGATCCGCAGCAGATCAAACAGGTGCTGATCAATCTGGTGATCAACGCGATCGACGCGATGGAGCCGGAAGGGCTGCTGGCCATCCGCGCGTATTACGAGGAACAGATGACCGTGATCGAAGTGGAGGACGACGGGCATGGTCTCGACAGTGAAGAGCTGGACCGGATTTTTGAGCCGTTCCACACGACGAAGCCAAACGGGGTCGGGCTCGGACTGTCGATCAGCTACCAATTGGTGAAGCGCAACCAGGGGCTGATTGAGACGCGCAGCCAGCGGGGCGAAGGCACCACGATGATCGTCCAACTGCCGAGACCTGAGGAAGGGGTGGAGTCCCATGTATCCTTTAATCGTCATTGACGATGAGCCGGCGATCTGCGACGCGCTGGCGTTTGCCTTGGAAGAACAGTATACGGTTTACACGTTCACCGATCCGCTGGAGGCCCTTTCGCTTCTGTCGCGGCTGGAGGTGCCGCTGGTCCTGCTCGATTTAAAGATCGGCGACCACGACGGGATCGAAATCCTCGAAGAAATCAAGCGCGTCTCGCCGCAGACGGTGGTGATCATCATGACGGCGTACGGCAGCATCCCCTCTTCCGTGGATGCGATGCGCAAAGGCGCCTTTTACTACGTGACCAAACCGCTGATGATGGACGAACTGGAACAGCTCCTGCTCAAAGCGGTGGAGTTCTACCAGCTGCAGTCGAAAGTGCAGTGGTTAAGCGACGAGCTGGACAAAATCAACAACCGCTGGGGGCTGATCGGCACCAGTCCGGGCATGCAGCGGGTGCTCGCGTTGATCG contains:
- a CDS encoding M15 family metallopeptidase, translated to MGIRLLIASLIIVGLAAVGVAKQDELLQWIDPAREPQFTPAQPGQAEQPGTEQAGARSDAAQQDDHGGQNPSAGGAEADDAASPAEPEPPTADEGEVVTVSNVQDVMVVVNKRRELPADYVPPDLVAPDIPFSFSGDAPKKLMRAEAAKALEQLFAAAAAEQIELAGVSGYRSYARQQEIFNWNAQQQGLEEANKTSAIPGQSEHQTGLAMDVSSPSVGYALVEEFGETKEGKWLAEHAPRYGFIIRYPKGKEAITGYSYEPWHLRYVGVKAAQEISEAGLTLEEYLGLAGNEGSKTKG
- a CDS encoding NAD(P)-dependent oxidoreductase; amino-acid sequence: MAETKRQTVIGFIGTGVMGKSMAGNLLKAGYPLLVYNRTRAKAEELAKLGAVVKDTVGELAREADVVITMVGYPRDVEEVYFGAGGIFQHARPGTYLIDMTTSTPALAEKIYKEAQARQMFALDAPVSGGDIGAREARLTIMVGGDEEVFAHLRPILERMGTNIVLQGKAGAGQHTKMCNQIAIASNMMGVCEAIAYAKKAGLDPQNVLRSIEAGAAGSWSLSNLAPRMIRGDFAPGFYVKHFIKDMGIALEAAKEMGLDTPGLALAKRLYEQLAEAGEENSGTQALFKLYDR
- a CDS encoding transporter substrate-binding domain-containing protein produces the protein MTIPARFVVCTVVVLLLSPLFAGAVGSAADERVIRVAGDKNFPPFEYIGESGSYTGFNIDVLNAISIETGLKIEFVPMSWNQAIRALESGAVDAIQGMKYSYSRDLLYDFSDPYFTSSQGIFVLADNMYIHQINDLEGRRIALQKGDIANDLLARLKQATFVTTESQEEAIQLLLDKKVDAFVGNRITGQYFLQRKDQQQHIKIVGEPIDPTDYGVAVMPHNRQLLAQINKGIAEIKRNGTYEKIERKWFGEYIMPSAVRLQRILFYLQLVLGASILIFLAIFWWNRQLKREVTRRTNEISAINQQLQEKMRQLQENIQFQQQLLDSTYSSYVTLDQSMNISLINRKAAAYLPLDEPVSQLNFSGTVLSQFIPLEKVAAALREGTVFQQQESRWFQPERHKRERVIRYSIYPIFATSGEITGAIINFQDVTEQKEMERKIEREDRLRSLGQLMLGIAHEIRNPLMSILTYTQLVPKKFDNPKFREFFGQQVPKEIQRLNTLVSDLLDYAQPKNSQPTRFSVEQLVRSVLVLLKPRIKEKQLRVQTDLPADVFAHADPQQIKQVLINLVINAIDAMEPEGLLAIRAYYEEQMTVIEVEDDGHGLDSEELDRIFEPFHTTKPNGVGLGLSISYQLVKRNQGLIETRSQRGEGTTMIVQLPRPEEGVESHVSFNRH